The stretch of DNA TGAATCATGCATTCACTCACCCCGGAATTTCTTGACGCCTTGCGCTTCGACGGTCTTCAGATTGCGACGCTTCGTGCATTGGGGGAGTTTCGGGGTAAGCAACAACTGTTCGTTGCTCAATCGCCGCAGGTCCTCCAGGGGCTTACGCAGATAGCCGTAATTGAATCCACGGAGTCATCTAACCGACTGGAGGGTGTAACTGTCGCGCCAGCGCGATTGAAGTCACTGATGAGCAAAAACGCTGACCCCAAAAGCCGATCCGAACAGGAAATTGCTGGCTATCGGGACGCTCTGTCACTCATCCATGAATCTGCCGATGGAATGCCATTTTCCGAAGGTGTTCTTAGACAGTTACATAGTCTTCTTTACCGCTATCTACCTCAGGATGGTGGTGAATGGAAGGCGATGAACAACGACATCATTGAGCGCCATGCCGATGGTTCATCGCGGATTCGCTTCCAACCTATTCCTGCTCATATGACCCCTGTTGCGGTGACTGAAACCCTGGCGTATTACCACCGGGCGCTGGCATTGAATCTAGCTGACCCTCTGGTTTTGGTGCCGCTTACGGTCCTCGACTTCCTTTGCATACACCCCTTCTCTGACGGCAATGGTCGCGTCGCTCGTCTGCTGACATTGCTGCTGCTCTATCAATTTGATTACAGAGTCGGGCGATTTATCAGTCTTGAACGGATATTCGAGGAATCAAAGGAGGGCTATTACGCAACGCTTGAGCTGAGTTCTCAGGGGTGGCACGGGGGTACGCATGATGTTCGGCCATGGATGGATTATTTTTGGGGGGCAATGCTTAGAGCGTACAAAGAGTTCGAGGAGCGAGTGGGCACGATAGAGAAGCGTCGAGGGGGTAAAAGCGATCGAATCAGAGACGAAGCCTTGAGGCGAGTCCTCCCTTTTTCCATCTCGGAAATTGAAGAGTCCTGTCCGGGAGTCAGTCGCGACACAGTGCGCCTGGTTTTACGATCACTGAAAGCAGAAGGGCTGATTGAGCCGACAGGTAAGGGGCGTACAGCCAAGTGGAGAAAACCGGCATAGCCTCAAGTACGGCGTTCGGCGTGTTGTTTCAGCGCCCACTCGACATGTTCACGCACCAGCTCTGACGGGTAGTCACGGCGCGCCTTCAAGGCTTCCAGCACCGGAATGCTCGACGGCGCATTGCCCAGGCCCACGGCCAGATTGCGCAACCAGCGCTCGTAACCGGCGCGGCGCAGCGGCGAGCCTTCGGTGCTGCTGAGAAACTTGTCCTCGTCCCACAGGAACAGTTCGGCCAGTTCGGCGTTGTCGAGGTTGTGTCGTGGCTTGAAGTCGCTTTCTCCGGAAGGTTTGGCGAAGCGGTTCCACGGGCAGACGATCTGGCAGTCGTCGCAGCCGAACACCCGGTTGCCGATCAACGGGCGCAGGTCTTCGGGGATCGCGTTTTTCAGTTCGATGGTCAGGTAAGAGATGCAGCGCCGGGCGTCCAGCACATACGGACCGACGAACGCGCTGGTCGGGCAGATGTCCAGGCACGCCGTGCAGCGGCCGCAATGTTCGGTGCTGTGTGGTTCGTCCACCGGTAGCGGCAGATCGACGAACAGTTCGCTCAAGAAGAAATAGCTGCCGGCCTTGCGGTTCAACACCAGAGTATTTTTGCCGATCCAGCCCAGTCCGGCCTGTTCGGCGATGGCTTTTTCCAGCACCGGGGCGCTGTCGACGAACGCGCGGAAACCGAACGGGCCGATCTCGGCCTGAATCTTGTCGGCCAGTTGTTGCACGCGTTTACGGATCAATTTGTGGTAATCGCGGCCCAAGGCATAACGCGAGACGTAGGCTTTTTCCGGTTGCGCGAGCATTTGTGCCATTTGCGTGTCGCCGGGCAGGTAGTCCATGCGTAGCGAAACCACGCGCAACGTGCCCGGCACCAGCTCTTCGGGATGCGAGCGTTTGCTGCCATGGGCACCCATGTAGTCCATTTCGCCGTGGTAGCCGGCGGCGAGCCAGCGCTCCAGGTGCTGCTCATGCTCGGCCAGGTCCAGACCGCTGATGCCGACTTGCTGGAAGCCCAGCTCGCGGCCCCAATCCTTGATCGATTGGGCGAGGGTGGGCAGATCTGTGGTGATGGCGGACATGAGGCGAGAGAAACCGGAGCTGAGGTGCGTATAATTCTGCCAGACATCGGAGCCCGAAGACGCATGCCGCACACGAAAGATGAATTACCCGACGCGCTGTACGCTGCCGCCCAGGTGCGTGCACTCGACGCGCGGCTGATTGCCGCCGGCACGCCGGGCTTCGAATTGATGCAGCGCGCAGCGTATGCGTGCTGGCGCGCGCTGGTGCGGCGCTGGCCTGCAGCGACTGAGCTGACCGTGCTCGCCGGGCATGGCAACAACGCCGGTGACGGCTATTTGCTGGCCGTGCTGGCGCAGCGCGCCGGTTGGGCGGTACGGGTGCTGGCGGTCGGTGAGCCGCAGCGTTTGCAGGGCGACGCGGCGCTGGCGCACGCCGAGGCGCTGGCCGAGGGTGTCGCGATGCAGAGCTGGAGCGCCCAGACCGAGTTGCGTGGCGTTGTCCTTGATGCGCTGCTCGGCACTGGCTTGAGTGGCGAGGTGCGCGAGCCCTGTGCCGCGGCCATTGCTGCGATCAACGCCACTGGCCTGCCGGTGGTGGCGGTGGATATTCCTTCCGGATTGTGTGCCGACACCGGGCGAGTGCTGGGTCTCGCGGTGCGCGCAGACCTCACGGTGACTTTCATCGGTCTGAAGCTGGGGCTGTTCACCGGTGACGCGGCAGATTGTGTCGGTGAACTGGTGTTCAACGATCTGCAGGCCGGCGCTGAAACCTATGCTGATATTCCGCTCGCGGCTCGCCGGCTCAACGCGGCTAATCTGCCGCGTCTGCCCGCGAGGGCGCCGACCTCCCACAAGGGCCGCTTCGGTCATGTGCTGTTGATTGGCGGCGACCATGGCTTTGGTGGGGCGATCCTGCTCAGTACCGAAATCGCCTTGCGCAGCGGCGCGGGCATGGTGTCGCTGGCGACACGCCCGGAACATATCCCCGCTGCGCTGACCCGCGTACCGGAAGCCATGGCGCTGGGTACTTCATCGGCCAATCAGTTGATGGGTTTGCTGGAGAAAGTCTCGGTGCTGGTCGTCGGGCCGGGGCTGGGACAGGCGAGTTGGGGGCGGGCGTTATTGTCGGCCGCAGCGAATGCGGCGCTGCCACAGGTGTGGGACGCCGATGCATTGAATCTGCTGGCCGGCGGTATTGTCAGTCTGCCCAAGGATTGCGTGATCACCCCGCACCCGGGCGAGGCAGCGCGTCTGCTGGGGATCAGTACTGCCCAGGTGCAGGCCGATCGTCTGGCAGCAGCGCATGCGCTGAGCAAGAAATACTTGGCTGTTGTCGTGCTCAAAGGCGCCGGCAGCCTGATCGCCCATCCCGACGGTCGCCTGGCACTGTGTCATCAGGGCCATCCGGCCATGGCCACTGCGGGCCTTGGCGATGTACTCGCGGGGTTGACCGGCGCATTGCTGGTTCAGGGCATGGACGGCTTCGATGCCGCGTGCCTGGCAGTCTGGCTGCACGCCAATGCCGGCGCGCAACAAGGTAAATTCGGCCGTGGGCTGGCGGCCAGTGATCTGATTCCAGTCATTCGTCAGTTGTTGGAGGAGCATGCACCGTGTCTGAAGTAACCCTGTACCTGGCCGATGAACAGGCCATGAGCGACTTTGGCGCACGGATTGCCCACGTTACCCAGGGCCATGGCCTGATTTTTCTCGAAGGTAACCTGGGCATGGGCAAGACCACCCTGTCGCGGGGCATCATTCGTGGTCTGGGGCATGTCGGCGCGGTGAAAAGTCCGACCTTCACCCTGGTCGAACCCTACGAGATCGGCGATGTACGCGCCTTCCACTTCGACCTGTATCGTCTGGTCGATCCAGAGGAACTGGAGTTTCTTGGCATCCGCGACTATTTCGAAGACGATGCTCTGTGTCTGATCGAGTGGCCCGATAAAGGTGCAGGCTTTTTGCCAAAGCCTGACCTGACCATTACCATTAGCCCGCAAGACAGCGGGCGTTCGCTGAAAATTTTATCCCAGGGCTCGCGCGGCGAGACCTGGTGTGCCGCTTTGGCATTGGAATCCAATTAAATGATGGGGTTAGGTATGCGCTTTCGCGCGTTGGTGGCTGCCGCAGGACTGATGTTGATGGCAGTGGCCGTCAGCGCTGTGGCCGACACAAAGGTCAACAGCGTGCGCCTGTGGCGGGCGCCGGATAACACGCGACTGGTCTTCGACCTGAGCGGCCCGGTGCAGCACAGCGTCTTCACCCTGACTGCACCGGATCGGCTGGTGATCGACATCAATGGCGCCACTTTGGGTGCGCCGCTGAAGGTATCGACTGCCAACACGCCGATCACCGCGATGCGCTCGGCCCAGCGCACGCCGACCGACCTGCGGGTGGTCATCGACCTGAAAAAAGCCGTTACCCCGAAAAGCTTCTCGCTGGCGCCGAACGCGCAATACGGCAACCGTCTGGTGGTCGACTTGTTCGACAACCCGGCCGATGCCGCTCCGCCGCCTGCGCCGACGCCACAAGTGGCGACGGTACCAGCGGTGCCGGTCACCCCTGCGGAACCTGCCATCAAGTTGCCGCCAGCCCCGGCCGGCAAACGCGACATCATTGTGGTGATCGACGCCGGCCACGGCGGCGAAGACCCGGGTGCATCCGGCTCACGCGGTCAGCGTGAAAAAGACGTGGTACTGCAGATCGCTCGTGAACTGCAGCGTCAGGTCAACGGCATGAAAGGCTTCCGCGCCGAGCTGACCCGTACCGGCGACTACTTCATCCCGTTGCGCGGTCGTACTGAAATTGCGCGCAAGAAGGGCGCAGACCTGTTCGTCTCGATCCACGCCGATGCCGCGCCGTCTGCTGCAGCCTTCGGTGCCTCGGTGTTTGCCTTGTCCGATCGCGGTGCCACGTCGGAGACCGCACGTTGGCTGGCCGACAGTGAAAACCGTTCCGACCTGATTGGCGGTGCCGGCAACGTCAGCCTCGACGACAAGGACCGCATGCTCGCCGGTGTACTGCTCGACCTGTCGATGACCGCGTCGCTGACCTCCAGCCTCAACGTCGGCCAGAAAGTCCTGACCAACATCGGTCGCGTGACGCCACTGCACAAGCAGCGTGTGGAACAGGCCGGGTTCATGGTGCTGAAATCGCCGGACATCCCATCGATCCTCGTTGAAACCGGATTTATCTCCAACGCCAACGAAGCGAACAAGCTCTCGGCCTCGAGCCACCAGCAGGCGCTGGCCCGTTCGATCAGCAGCGGCGTGCGCCAGTTCTTCCAGCAAAACCCGCCACCGGGCACTTACATTGCCTGGCTGCGTGACTCCGGCAAGATCGCCCAGGGCCCGCGTGATCACCGCGTGAGTCCGGGCGAGACGCTGGCGATGATTGCGGTGCGTTATCAGGTGTCGCCCGCGACCCTGCGCAGTGCCAACAATCTCAGCAGCGATGAGCTGAAAATCGGTCAGCACCTGACCATTCCTGGCACCGAACTGGCGTCCAAAGAATGAATCAGCTGTTGAACGCCGCACGCATCGAACTGCTCAGCCCACGGCTGGCGAACCAGATCGCCGCCGGTGAGGTGGTTGAACGTCCGGCGTCGGTGATCAAGGAACTGCTGGAGAACAGCCTCGACTCCGGTGCCAAGCGCATCGATGTCGATGTCGAGCAGGGCGGCGTCAAGCTGCTGCGGGTGCGTGACGACGGTAGCGGCATTTCTGCTGACGACTTGCCGCTGGCGCTGGCCCGTCACGCCACCAGCAAGATCCGCAACCTCGAAGACCTCGAGCAGGTGATGAGCCTCGGTTTTCGCGGTGAAGCACTGGCGTCGATCAGCTCCGTGGCGCGCCTGACCCTGACCTCGCGCACCCGCGATGCCGATCAGGCCTGGCAGGTGGAGACCGAAGGCCGCGACATGGCGCCTCGTGTTCAGCCGGCGGCGCATCCGGTAGGTACATCGGTGGAAGTGCGCGACCTGTTCTTCAACACCCCGGCGCGACGCAAGTTTCTCAAGACCGAAAAAACCGAATTCGATCATCTGCAAGAAGTGATCAAGCGTCTGGCGCTCGCACGTTTCGACGTGGCTTTCCACCTGCGCCACAACGGCAAGACCATCCTCAGCCTGCACGAGGCCCACGATGATGCGGCCCGCGCTCGGCGTGTGGCGGCAATCTGCGGCTCGGGCTTCCTGGAGCAGGCACTGCCGATCGAGATCGAGCGTAATGGCCTGCACCTGTGGGGCTGGGTCGGCTTGCCGACCTTCAACCGCAGTCAGGCGGATTTGCAGTATTTCTTTGTGAATGGCCGTGCGGTACGCGACAAACTGGTGGCCCACGCGGTGCGCCAGGCCTATCGCGACGTGCTGTTCAATGGTCGCCATCCGACCTTCGCGCTGTTTTTCGAGGTCGATCCGGCGGCGGTCGACGTCAACGTGCACCCGACCAAACACGAAGTGCGCTTCCGTGACGGGCGCATGGTGCATGACTTCCTTTATGGCACGCTGCATCGTGCGCTGGGCGATGTGCGCCCAGAGGATCAGTTGGCCGGTTCAGTGACGACTGCTGTCGTCCGGCCAACGGGCCTCGATGCCGGTGAGTTCGGCCCGCAGGGTGAAATGCGTCTGGCGGCCAACGCGCTGCTGGAGCAGCCGCAGGCGCAGCCGGCGTTCAACACCTCGTCTGGCGCGAGTGCCGGCGGCGCTTATCAGTATCAGTACACGCCGCGGCCACAATCCGCGGTGCCGCCAGCCGCCGAGGCGCAGGCTGCCTACCGCGAGTTTTTCGCGCCGCTGCCTGAGGCCAATGCCAACGCGCTGCCGGCCGGCCAGGAAGACATTCCGCCGCTCGGTTACGCGCTGGCGCAGCTCAAGGGCATCTACATCTTGTCCGAGAACGCCCTGGGGCTGGTGCTGGTGGACATGCACGCCGCTCACGAGCGGATCATGTATGAACGACTGAAGATTGCCATGGCCAGTGAAGGCCTGAGCGGCCAGCCATTGCTGGTGCCAGAGTCGCTGGCAGTCAGTCAGCGTGAAGCCGATTGCGCCGAAGAGCATGCAGCGTGGTTCCAGCGCCTGGGCTTCGAGCTGCAGCGTCTGGGCCCGGAAACCCTGGCGATCCGGCAGATTCCGGCGCTGCTCAAACAGGCCGAGGCCAACCGTCTGGTGGGTGATGTGCTGTCGGACCTGATGGAATACGGCACCAGCGACCGGATTCAGGCCCACCTGAACGAACTGCTCGGCACCATGGCCTGTCACGGCGCGATCCGCGCCAACCGGCGCCTGGCCTTGCCGGAAATGAACGGCCTGCTGCGTGACATGGAAAACACCGAGCGCAGCGGTCAATGCAACCATGGCCGACCGACCTGGACCCAATTGGGCCTGGACGATCTGGACAAACTGTTCCTGCGCGGTCGTTGATGAGCCAGCTTCCTCCAGCGATTTTCCTGATGGGCCCGACCGCTGCGGGCAAGACCGACCTGGCCATCGAGCTGACCAAGGTGCTGCCGTGCGAGCTGATCAGTGTCGATTCGGCGCTGGTCTATCGCGGCATGGACATTGGCACCGCCAAGCCATCGAAAGAACTGCTGGCCGAATTCCCGCATCGCCTGATCGACATTCTTGATCCGGCAGAGGCCTATTCCGCCGCCGATTTCCGCCGCGATGCCCTGCAAGCCATGGCTGAAATCACCGCGCGCGGGAAAATTCCGCTGCTGGTGGGCGGCACGATGCTCTATTACAAGGCATTGGTCGAAGGTCTGGCGGACATGCCGGCGGCGGATCCCGAGGTTCGCGCGCAGATCGAAGAAGAAGCTGCACGCCTTGGCTGGCAAGCCCTGCACGAGCAATTGGCGGTGATCGACCCGGAGTCAGCGGCGCGCATTCACCCCAATGATCCACAACGTCTGAGTCGTGCGCTGGAGGTTTATCGGGTCAGTGGTCAGAGCATGACCGCCCTGCGTCAGCAACAATCTGCGCAAAGTACTGAAGCAGCCGCTTCGGGACGGCAACAATTGCCCTATACTGTCGCGAACTTGGCCATTGCTCCGGCAAATCGCCAGGTACTGCACGAGCGCATTAAACAAAGATTCACAAATATGCTGGAACAGGGGTTCATCGACGAGGTCGTAGCCCTGCGTAAAAGAAGTGACCTGCATTCCGGGTTGCCGTCTATACGTGCGGTAGGCTACCGCCAAGTCTGGGACTACCTGAACGGCAAGCTGTCGTTAGCCGAAATGCAGGAACGCGGCATCATTGCCACGCGTCAATTGGCCAAGCGCCAGTTCACCTGGCTGCGCAGCTGGGATGATCTGCACTGGCTGGACAGTCTTGATTGCGACAATCTGCCACGCGCCTTGAAATACCTTGGGACCATCTCCATATTGAGCTGAGTCCTTGCAATTGCCGTCTATCCTTGGGGGTGTGGCGGCCAAAGCCATCTGAATTACCTATTTTTATTATTGAATCCTTAAAGGAGTGCGGCACATGTCAAAAGGGCATTCGCTACAAGACCCTTACTTGAATACTTTACGTAAAGAGAAAGTTGGGGTTTCCATCTACCTGGTCAACGGTATCAAACTGCAGGGCACGATCGAGTCGTTCGACCAGTTCGTTATCCTGCTGAAAAACACCGTGAGCCAGATGGTTTACAAACACGCTATCTCTACAGTCGTGCCAGTACGTCCAATTCGTCTGCCTAGCGCAACCGAATCCGATGCAGGTGACGCTGAGCCAGGTAACGCCTGATAGGAGTCTCCTTTGTTCTTTGAGCGCCACGGTGGTGGTGAGCGAGTGATCCTCGTTCACTTGGATGGTCAGGACCCTGAGGCGCGCGAAGATCCGCAGGAGTTTCAGGAATTGGCTAATTCGGCGGGCGCCGAGACCGTTGCGTTTTTTAACGTACCGCGTCATCGGCCAACCGCCAAATTCCTGATCGGCAGCGGCAAGGTCGAGGAACTGCGCGACCTGGTCAAGGCTGAAGAAGCCGATCTGGTGATTTTCAATCACATTCTCACGCCCAGTCAGGAACGTAACCTCGAACGTGTTTTCGAGTGTCGCGTGATCGACCGCACCGGCCTGATTCTCGATATTTTCGCCCAGCGCGCCCGTACCCATGAAGGCAAGCTCCAGGTAGAACTGGCCCAGCTTGACCACATGAGCACCCGCCTGGTTCGCGGCTGGACTCACCTTGAACGTCAGGGTGGCGGTATCGGCATGCGCGGTCCGGGTGAAACCCAGCTCGAAACCGACCGCCGTCTGCTGCGGGTTCGCCTGCGCCAGATCAAGGGCCGACTGGAAAAAGTACGCAGCCAGCGCGAGCAATCGCGACGCGGCCGCTCGCGTGCGGATATCCCTACCGTATCCCTGGTGGGTTATACCAACGCCGGCAAGTCCACGCTGTTCAATAACGTGACCAAGTCCGAGGTGTACGCGGCTGACCAGTTGTTCGCGACGCTGGACCCGACCTTGCGCCGTCTGGAACTGGACGACCTGGGGCCGATTGTTCTCGCGGACACCGTAGGTTTCATTCGCCACTTGCCGCACAAGCTGGTCGAGGCATTTCGGTCTACGCTCGAAGAGTCGAGCAACTCCGACCTGCTGTTGCACGTGATCGATGCGGCCGAGCCGGATCGCATGTTGCAGATCGAGCAGGTGATGGTGGTGCTGGGGGAGATCGGGGCTCAGGACTTGCCGATCCTGGAGGTATACAACAAACTCGATTTGCTTGAAGGCGTTGAGCCACAGATCCAGCGCGATGCCGATGGCAAGCCGCAACGGGTCTGGTTGTCGGCGCGTGATGGCACGGGTCTGGAATTGCTTGAACAAGCCATTGCCGAGTTGCTGGGCAGTGATTTGTTCGTGGGGACATTGCGCTTGCCGCAACGGTTCGCTCGACTGCGTGCGCAGTTCTTCGAACTCGGTGCGGTGCAGAAAGAAGAGCACGACGAAGAAGGCATCTGCCTGCTGGCCGTTCGTTTGCCCCGGGTCGAGTTGAATCGACTGGTAAGCCGCGAAGGATTGCAGCCGATGGAATTCATCGAGCAACACACTTTGCAATAAAAGCCTGGCAAAGCGGTTGTGCCGCAACGGCAGGCATTCTGTAGCATTGGTCGGCGCGCCGTGGGTGCGTCTTTGCTTTATCAGATGGAGAGCGCTATGGCTTGGAATGAGCCGGGTGGCAACTCGAATAATCAGGATCCTTGGGGTGGCAAGCGCCGCAATAACGGCGACCGCAAGGGGCCACCGGATCTCGACGAGGCCTTCCGAAAGCTGCAGGAAAGCCTGAACGGGTTGTTCGGTGGTGGTAAGAAACGCGGTGGTGATGACGGCGGTGGTTCGGGCAGGAGTGGTGGCGGCTTCGGCGGTCTGCTCGGCATCGGCCTCGTGGTGCTGGCGGCTGTCTGGCTGTACAGCGCGGTCTATGTAGTCGACGAGCAGGAGCAAGCCGTGGTGCTGCGCTTCGGCAAGTACTACGAGACAGTCGGCCCGGGCCTGAACATCTATTTCCCGCCGATCGACAAGAAGTACATGGAAAACGTCACGCGTGAGCGTGCGTACACCAAGCAGGGCCAGATGCTGACCGAAGACGAGAACATCGTCGAAGTGCCGCTGACCGTGCAGTACAAGATCACCAACCTGCAGGATTTCGTGCTGAACGTCGATCAGCCGGAAATCAGCCTGCAGCATGCGACCGACAGCGCCCTGCGCCACGTGGTGGGTTCGACCGCCATGGACCAGGTGCTGACCGAAGGTCGTGAATTGATGGCCAGCGAAATCAAGGAGCGTCTGCAACGCTTCCTCGATACCTATCGCACCGGTATCACCGTCACCCAGGTCAACGTACAGAACGCGGCAGCCCCGCGTGAAGTGCAGGAAGCCTTTGACGACGTGATCCGTGCCCGTGAAGACGAGCAGCGTTCGCGCAACCAGGCTGAAACCTACGCCAACGGCGTCGTGCCGGAAGCCCGTGGTCAGGCTCAGCGCATCCTCGAAGATGCCAATGGTTACCGTGACGAAACGATCTCGCGCGCCAAGGGTGAGGCCGACCGCTTCACCAAACTGGTTGCCGAGTATCGCAAGGCACCTGAAGTCACCCGCCAGCGTCTGTATCTGGACACCATGCAGGAAGTCTTCAGCAATACCAGCAAGGTACTCGTGACCGGCAACAAGAACGGCCAGAGCAACCTGCTTTACCTGCCGTTGGACAAGATGATTCAGAACAGCTCGGGTGGCAGCAATGCACCGGTGACCGGTTCGGCCGCTGCCAGCAACAACTCGGACGTCGCGCCGCATGTCACTGACTTGCCGCAGACACGCACAAGGGAGGCCCGCTGATGAGCAATAAATCGCTGATCGCCCTGATTGTTGGCGTCGTTGTGCTTCTGGTTGGCTGGAACTGCTTCTACATCGTGGCTCAGACCGAGCGCGCGGTGTTGCTGCAGTTCGGTCGTGTGGTTCAGGCTGATGTTCAGCCGGGTCTGCATGTGAAGGTTCCTTACGTTAACCAGGTGCGTAAATTTGACGCACGTCTGATGACGCTGGACGCACCGACACAGCGTTTCCTGACCCTGGAAAAGAAAGCCGTGATGGTCGATGCCTACGCCAAGTGGCGGGTGAAAGATGCCGAGCGCTTCTACACCGCGACCTCCGGCCTCAAGCAGATTGCCGATGAGCGTCTGTCCCGTCGTCTGGAATCGGGCCTGCGTGACCAGTTCGGCAAGCGCACCCTGCACGAAGTGGTGTCGGGTGAGCGTGATGCGCTGATGGCTGACATCACCGCGTCGCTGAACTCGATGGCTGAAAAAGAGCTGGGTATCGAAGTGGTCGATGTCCGGGTCAAGGCCATCGATCTGCCGAAGGAAGTGAACCGCAGCGTGTTCGAGCGTATGAGCACCGAGCGTGAGCGTGAAGCTCGCGAGCACCGCGCCAAGGGTAACGAGCTGGCCGAAGGCATCCGTGCCGACGCCGATCGTCAACGCCGCGTACTGCTGGCTGAAGCCTATCGTGAATCCGAAGAGGTTCGCGGTGACGGTGATGCCCAGGCTGCTGCGATCTACTCCAAGGCCTACGGTCAGGATCAGGAGTTCTACGGTTTCTACCGTAGCCTGCGTGCCTACCGTGAAAGCTTCGCGAACAAATCCGACGTCATGGTTCTCGACCCAAGCAGCGACTTCTTCCGTTATCTGGAAAAGTCCAAGCCTTGATGCAACGTTGACCTGAATCGCTCCGCCCGGCGGCTAAAACCTCGGGCGGGGTGATCCTTTGGGAAAACGTGTGTATGATGCGGCAGCCGGGAAATTCCCGGCTTTTTTGCGTCTGCACGTTTGATTGCTGTTTTTTGTTGCAGGCATCGGGTTGAATGGCCCGAGAGATTTTCGAGGAAAGTGATGGGCGAAGCCGGTAACAGGCCTTTCGCCGCGTCGTTCATGCGCGTGCGTTTTGAACGGGTCGGTCATTTTCTGC from Pseudomonas sp. P8_229 encodes:
- a CDS encoding Fic family protein, with amino-acid sequence MHSLTPEFLDALRFDGLQIATLRALGEFRGKQQLFVAQSPQVLQGLTQIAVIESTESSNRLEGVTVAPARLKSLMSKNADPKSRSEQEIAGYRDALSLIHESADGMPFSEGVLRQLHSLLYRYLPQDGGEWKAMNNDIIERHADGSSRIRFQPIPAHMTPVAVTETLAYYHRALALNLADPLVLVPLTVLDFLCIHPFSDGNGRVARLLTLLLLYQFDYRVGRFISLERIFEESKEGYYATLELSSQGWHGGTHDVRPWMDYFWGAMLRAYKEFEERVGTIEKRRGGKSDRIRDEALRRVLPFSISEIEESCPGVSRDTVRLVLRSLKAEGLIEPTGKGRTAKWRKPA
- the queG gene encoding tRNA epoxyqueuosine(34) reductase QueG; the encoded protein is MSAITTDLPTLAQSIKDWGRELGFQQVGISGLDLAEHEQHLERWLAAGYHGEMDYMGAHGSKRSHPEELVPGTLRVVSLRMDYLPGDTQMAQMLAQPEKAYVSRYALGRDYHKLIRKRVQQLADKIQAEIGPFGFRAFVDSAPVLEKAIAEQAGLGWIGKNTLVLNRKAGSYFFLSELFVDLPLPVDEPHSTEHCGRCTACLDICPTSAFVGPYVLDARRCISYLTIELKNAIPEDLRPLIGNRVFGCDDCQIVCPWNRFAKPSGESDFKPRHNLDNAELAELFLWDEDKFLSSTEGSPLRRAGYERWLRNLAVGLGNAPSSIPVLEALKARRDYPSELVREHVEWALKQHAERRT
- a CDS encoding NAD(P)H-hydrate dehydratase, whose protein sequence is MPHTKDELPDALYAAAQVRALDARLIAAGTPGFELMQRAAYACWRALVRRWPAATELTVLAGHGNNAGDGYLLAVLAQRAGWAVRVLAVGEPQRLQGDAALAHAEALAEGVAMQSWSAQTELRGVVLDALLGTGLSGEVREPCAAAIAAINATGLPVVAVDIPSGLCADTGRVLGLAVRADLTVTFIGLKLGLFTGDAADCVGELVFNDLQAGAETYADIPLAARRLNAANLPRLPARAPTSHKGRFGHVLLIGGDHGFGGAILLSTEIALRSGAGMVSLATRPEHIPAALTRVPEAMALGTSSANQLMGLLEKVSVLVVGPGLGQASWGRALLSAAANAALPQVWDADALNLLAGGIVSLPKDCVITPHPGEAARLLGISTAQVQADRLAAAHALSKKYLAVVVLKGAGSLIAHPDGRLALCHQGHPAMATAGLGDVLAGLTGALLVQGMDGFDAACLAVWLHANAGAQQGKFGRGLAASDLIPVIRQLLEEHAPCLK
- the tsaE gene encoding tRNA (adenosine(37)-N6)-threonylcarbamoyltransferase complex ATPase subunit type 1 TsaE gives rise to the protein MSEVTLYLADEQAMSDFGARIAHVTQGHGLIFLEGNLGMGKTTLSRGIIRGLGHVGAVKSPTFTLVEPYEIGDVRAFHFDLYRLVDPEELEFLGIRDYFEDDALCLIEWPDKGAGFLPKPDLTITISPQDSGRSLKILSQGSRGETWCAALALESN
- a CDS encoding N-acetylmuramoyl-L-alanine amidase, giving the protein MLMAVAVSAVADTKVNSVRLWRAPDNTRLVFDLSGPVQHSVFTLTAPDRLVIDINGATLGAPLKVSTANTPITAMRSAQRTPTDLRVVIDLKKAVTPKSFSLAPNAQYGNRLVVDLFDNPADAAPPPAPTPQVATVPAVPVTPAEPAIKLPPAPAGKRDIIVVIDAGHGGEDPGASGSRGQREKDVVLQIARELQRQVNGMKGFRAELTRTGDYFIPLRGRTEIARKKGADLFVSIHADAAPSAAAFGASVFALSDRGATSETARWLADSENRSDLIGGAGNVSLDDKDRMLAGVLLDLSMTASLTSSLNVGQKVLTNIGRVTPLHKQRVEQAGFMVLKSPDIPSILVETGFISNANEANKLSASSHQQALARSISSGVRQFFQQNPPPGTYIAWLRDSGKIAQGPRDHRVSPGETLAMIAVRYQVSPATLRSANNLSSDELKIGQHLTIPGTELASKE
- the mutL gene encoding DNA mismatch repair endonuclease MutL; protein product: MLNAARIELLSPRLANQIAAGEVVERPASVIKELLENSLDSGAKRIDVDVEQGGVKLLRVRDDGSGISADDLPLALARHATSKIRNLEDLEQVMSLGFRGEALASISSVARLTLTSRTRDADQAWQVETEGRDMAPRVQPAAHPVGTSVEVRDLFFNTPARRKFLKTEKTEFDHLQEVIKRLALARFDVAFHLRHNGKTILSLHEAHDDAARARRVAAICGSGFLEQALPIEIERNGLHLWGWVGLPTFNRSQADLQYFFVNGRAVRDKLVAHAVRQAYRDVLFNGRHPTFALFFEVDPAAVDVNVHPTKHEVRFRDGRMVHDFLYGTLHRALGDVRPEDQLAGSVTTAVVRPTGLDAGEFGPQGEMRLAANALLEQPQAQPAFNTSSGASAGGAYQYQYTPRPQSAVPPAAEAQAAYREFFAPLPEANANALPAGQEDIPPLGYALAQLKGIYILSENALGLVLVDMHAAHERIMYERLKIAMASEGLSGQPLLVPESLAVSQREADCAEEHAAWFQRLGFELQRLGPETLAIRQIPALLKQAEANRLVGDVLSDLMEYGTSDRIQAHLNELLGTMACHGAIRANRRLALPEMNGLLRDMENTERSGQCNHGRPTWTQLGLDDLDKLFLRGR
- the miaA gene encoding tRNA (adenosine(37)-N6)-dimethylallyltransferase MiaA — encoded protein: MSQLPPAIFLMGPTAAGKTDLAIELTKVLPCELISVDSALVYRGMDIGTAKPSKELLAEFPHRLIDILDPAEAYSAADFRRDALQAMAEITARGKIPLLVGGTMLYYKALVEGLADMPAADPEVRAQIEEEAARLGWQALHEQLAVIDPESAARIHPNDPQRLSRALEVYRVSGQSMTALRQQQSAQSTEAAASGRQQLPYTVANLAIAPANRQVLHERIKQRFTNMLEQGFIDEVVALRKRSDLHSGLPSIRAVGYRQVWDYLNGKLSLAEMQERGIIATRQLAKRQFTWLRSWDDLHWLDSLDCDNLPRALKYLGTISILS
- the hfq gene encoding RNA chaperone Hfq; translated protein: MSKGHSLQDPYLNTLRKEKVGVSIYLVNGIKLQGTIESFDQFVILLKNTVSQMVYKHAISTVVPVRPIRLPSATESDAGDAEPGNA